The Sphingomonas sp. NBWT7 nucleotide sequence AGCGCGCGGCGCAGTGGCAACGGCTGGACGCTCGACGGCGACAAAGTCGTCGTCGCCGGCGCGCCGGGCGCCGAGTGGCTGATCGTCACCGCGCGGACCGACGGTGCGCCGCGCGACGTGCGCGGCGTGTCGCTGTTCCTCGTGCCCGCCGACGCGCATGGCATCAGCCGCCACGATTACGCGCTGATCGACGGCCTGCCCGCCTCCGACCTGACGCTGCGCGACGTGACGCTGCCCGCAGACGCGCTGCTCGGCGAGGAAGGCGCCGCGCTGCCGCTGCTCGAACAGGCGCGCGACGAGGGCATCGCCGCACTCTGCGCCGAGGCCGCGGGGCTCACGCGCAAGCTGCTCGGCGATACCGTCGCCTACACCAAGGAACGCAAGCAATTCGGCCAGCCGCTCGCCAGCTTCCAGGCGCTGCAGCACCGCATGGTCGACATGTTCATCGCGGTCGAGCAGGCGACCTCCGCCGCCTATCTCGCCGCGCTCCATCTCGATGCGGATGCCGCGACGCGCGCGCGCTCGATCGCGGCGGCGAAGGCGACGGTGGCCGATGCCGTGCGCTTCGTCGGACAGAACGCCGTCCAGCTACACGGCGGGATGGGGATGACCGACGAGCTCGCGGTCGGCCACTATTTCCGCCGCGCGACCGCGATCGAGCAGCAGTTCGGCGCCGGCGATCACCATGCCAAGCGCTATGCCGCGCTGATGCGACAGGAGCTCGCGCTCTAGCGGCGAACGCGGGTGACGTGCCCCATCTTGCGGCCGGCGCGCTCCTCGCGTTTGCCGTAAAGGTGGAGGTGCGCGCCCGGCTCGGCGAGCAGCGCGCCCCAGCGCCCGGCCGCGTCGCCGATCAGATTCTCCATCGTCACTTCGCTGCCGGTCAGCCCGGTATCGCCGAGCGGCAGCCCGCAGATCGCGCGCACGTGGTTCTCGAATTGCGAGGTAACCGCGCCCTCGATCGTCCAATGCCCCGAATTGTGCACGCGCGGCGCCATCTCGTTGAACACCGGCCCCTCGGGCGTCGCGAAATACTCGCATGTCAGCACGCCGACATGCCC carries:
- a CDS encoding acyl-CoA dehydrogenase family protein is translated as MDLSLSDEQAMLRDTLKRYLAQHHAFDPHRTRDTAALWHALGRDLGVLGATLPTEAGGLGGGAVEAMVVADALGEALASVPYIETAVVAAGLLKRAGGERAAALLPLIAEGETRAVLAAGEADSRQALEAVATSARRSGNGWTLDGDKVVVAGAPGAEWLIVTARTDGAPRDVRGVSLFLVPADAHGISRHDYALIDGLPASDLTLRDVTLPADALLGEEGAALPLLEQARDEGIAALCAEAAGLTRKLLGDTVAYTKERKQFGQPLASFQALQHRMVDMFIAVEQATSAAYLAALHLDADAATRARSIAAAKATVADAVRFVGQNAVQLHGGMGMTDELAVGHYFRRATAIEQQFGAGDHHAKRYAALMRQELAL